From Paenibacillus graminis:
TACATTGATCCAGATGTGCTATTGTTTTATTACACGGATCGGAAGCACCGAGCGTGCAGTCCGAAAGCATCGGCAAAACTAAAAGCCCGTCAACCTTAACTGGTCGGCGGGCTTACTGTTTTTTTAAAGTCTGACTACATTGGATTCGCGAGGGGAATTGTTTATGTTTTTGCAGAAGTCATTTATGCCAAACGATATAACGTCTTGAAAAGTTACTGCCGACAACTCCCCTTTAGAATCGATAAAATTAAATATCATATAATGGTTAGTTTTTCCTTTCTTCTTTTTGTTTCCTATACCGGACATTCCCCCGACAATTGTCCCTAGTCCTGGGACAAGCAGTGTGCCGATTACAGCACGACCAACAACGCTTTTTCCCTTTTCGATTAACTCTTTCTCACTTTTGGCTTCGGCGGCTCTAAGTTGGTCCAGGTATATTTCAAACTTTTGTTTGCTTGAATCAATAAGTACACGATCAGAAAATCTAAAGATTTTGCACTCGACATTTCCGATGCCAAGCCCTTCCACGTGAGTTACATAAATCCCTTGCAATGCTCCGGTTTCCGCGATCTCTTCTTTAAGCTTTTTCGATTTTTCAATTCCTTGTTTTACTCCATAAACGGCAGCCCCTATAAAGATAATTGCAAGTAATCCTAAAATGACAAATACAATCATGATTATCCCCCTAAATTTGATAATTAATCAAAATCATTCTATCAAAATTGGGTAATATTTACTATGTAATTTTTAAGCTTGGGAATATGCTCACTGGTTTCGGTGGGCTTTTTGTCGTTTACATAAATAACCTTGTCAAATATACTGATTAGCAAATACTAAAATTGCACTTCGGGAGTGGTTTATATACCAAGTCAAGAGGCAGTTTTTAAAATGAAATCAATGTTTAACCCTAAAGATGAATTAGCCCAATGGGTTCTGAAAATTGCCATGTCCAGAAATGATTTTCTATATGTTCATAATCGCCTTCGTGATTTGCAACCATAATCTTGGAGCATATTAATTTGGTATTTGCTGATGATCTTGCTTTAAAGCTAAGTTTAGGTGAGATTTCTGAGGTGTTTTTCCTTCAGAATTTGTAATGATTTATCAAAAGTGATAACTTATCTTTAAAGGAGGAAAATATGGACATCTTAATGTTTTTACCTAATTGTGGTTATAATACAAACAAACGTTCTTGTCTCTGGAGGCGATCAAATGCACATGCACATTGGTCATACCGTTGAAATAGTATATATGGATAAAGCGGGAAAGATCACGCAGCGCAAGAGTGAAGTACACGGCATCCACGATGGCCGTATACGGGCGACCTGCCTGACTACCGGCGCGCCTCGGGTATTCCTGGTCGCCAACATCATGGCCTGGCAGCCAGTGCAGGAGAGGAGATATGCTTGACGATACCCCGCGTAAGCTGCTGCGTGTCATCGCACAGTTTCGTTACCATTTCAGGCGGATGCCGAATCTTCCGGAGTTAAGGCGGTTAAGCGGGCGGCGGCCAGCGGAGATAAACAAGGGGTTTAAAATACTGGTCGCTGAAAATTACATAACCTGGAGTCCGTCTCAACCTATCGAGACAGCCGTCATTATTGAGGGCTGGAAAAGGTGTTCCGTATGATACGATGCCGCAGGGAGGCGCACAGAACGCAAGTGGCGGCACTAACATAGATTGCTGGCTGTATCATTAGAGGGGTCACAGTGACCAGGTTGGAGGTCATTATAAATGAGCAAGCTCGACGGGAATGAGCGCTGGAAAACAAAAATGATCAAGACTGAGCATGTTGAGCAGTTCGAGGGGCAGCAGCGTGATGCTGGTAGTAAAATGATTACGATTGAAGAGAGGACGATGGTCCGTGATCTCATTTTGCTTCCTTACATAGATACCATGGTTAGAAAGAGCCTGAAGGAGTTGGAACACTCCGGCAGTATTTTGAAGCGTGCGTATCTGTTGGCCATTGAAGCCATCCAGCGCCGGATCATGCAGGGTACCTATCTACTGCAGAAGTAGCTCAAGCAGCGGAATATCAAGGTGCTGGCGGATGAGCAGGACGAATTTATCCTATATCACAAAGTCTTTTGCCGGGGATATCAGGAACGGTTTGGATTGACGAGGGATGTTATGCGTACAGAGATAAGCCTGCGGTTAAGCAAGTATATTGCAGAGCTAGGGACAGTATTAAAAGATCATCTTAAATAAACGAAATCTCGTCAGTGATTGTACTGGCGGGGTTTTGTTTGCTTTCCGTTCCACTTTTATTTTGTCGGGATGGTTGCGGAATCCGCCATACGAGGGCTGCCAGCGTCCTCGCATCATATAGGAGGGGTAGTTGTATGCACATGAACGAATGGCTGAATTATGGACTATCAGTAATCAACGTTCTTTGAAAAATTCTGAAAAACTTGAAATGGAGATCTGCCAGCAAGCAAACGTAATTTACTGCTGGGATTGGGCATGGTTTAAGCAGTTATCTTTAATAGCTGATGAGACAAATGACATCAAGATGCAGCATGAACTTTGCGCTCGATTAGAGGAGCTGCATTGGGAAGTCATGGTGTCCGATACTGAAACACTATAATCATCTAAAAGTTGTTTTGTAAGAGCTCTTTGGTTCATTCCCTTTGACTCTCGATGATAACGTAACAGACACTCCCCTAAGATGAGTGCCACAATACCTCCGATAATTAAATTAAGAAGGTGATGTAGAAAATAATAACACATGAATAAATTGATGACACAATGCGGGAAAAAAGAAAATGGTCCAAATATAAAAATCCGGTGGACGAGAAATTCTTAGAATATAAAGTTAGAATCGCGTTAGCAGTATTAGATGTTCCTTTACCAGCGAAAGTTAAAGTAATCACTCCGAATAAAAAATATCAAACAATTCGTCCCCAAAATAATTTTCAAGCACAATTAAGTTAGTTAAGCGAATTGAAGAGAAAAGAAAAAAACCCTTATATAATAAGGGTTTTTAGAGATGGTGCAGTATAGGACGGATGGGGTTCGAACCCATGACCCCTACCCTGTCAAGATAGTGCTCTCCCGCTGAGCTACCGTCCTGCAACGAAATTTATAATACCATAGGATGTGAGGGGAAGGCAATGTTTTTTTCTGGGCAGGCTCGCAAATACCTGATATACAAATTATTCTATCGTTGCTGCCGGAGGAATAGCGTAGGATAAGCTATGATACATAGAACGATCAATTGCTGGAGGGAGCAAGCAAGGACTGTTTTTTTTGCGAAAAATTACCTCAATGGGGCAGACGCTGGGATGATCTGGAATGTTGCTCAGCGGATTAACAGAAGATTAACGCACCAAATGGCAGTTTGTTGTGGATTAAGGTATAAGCTTTATCTGCTGCTCCGGCTGGGGTAGAATACAATAAACATGGCTTGGAAAAGAGGTTGGACTATGGGAAGTGACAGCAGCAGATTCAAAGTGCTGGGCGATTATCTCAGATCGCGGCGGAACCGTCTTCAGCCGGAACAGGCTGGCTTGAGCGGTTCCTACAATCAGCGGCGAACGCCGGGGCTGCGGCGGGAAGAGGTAGCTTTGCTGGCCGGGGTCAGCGCTACCTACTACACTTGGCTGGAACAGGGGAGAGAGGTTACTGCATCCCGGGACATTATGGAGAATATAGGGAGGGCCCTGCAGCTGACTCCGGACGAGAACAAGCATCTGATGGAGCTATGGAATCCCTCTGAGCCGGAGCAGGTTTCTTCTATTAATACAGTGCTGAATCCGCAATGGCAGGATATTATCCGGTAGTTGGCCTATACTTCTTTTATCAGCAATGAAAAATCCGAAATTCTGGCCTGGAATGAGGCCGCCGCCGAAATACTCATTGACTTTGACTCTTTGCCGGCACCGGAGCGCCTAATGCTTCGCTTGATGTTTACCGATCCTTCACTGCGGCAGCGTATGGTGAACTGAGAGGAGTTCGCCCGCCATTCCGTTGCCGTTTTTAGAACGTATTATGACAAGCAGCATGGCGAAGCTTTTTATAAGGAATTTGTGGAACGGCTCTGCGCGGACAGTCCGGAGTTCAAGCGCATTTGGGAATTGCATGATGTGGAGCATAAAAGAGTGAACCGGGTGTACATCCGGAAATCTGCTGAGGCGGTGCCTAATGCCTACGATATTCACTCCGTTGCCAGTATTGCAGAGCATCCCGATCTGCATATATGCGTCTACACACCGGTTCTGAATGCTGCGCAGGATATACCAGAGAACACCGCAGGCGGATAACCTCATGCTTCCCTGGTAAAGATCTTACTAGCATAAACATACTGTGGCTGCATCCCGAAGCGGGGGATAGAATGGGGTGGTGATACATTTTCCAATACCGCAAAGGAAGAGGGGAGCCACAATATGAATACTAGAAAACTTGGACAAGTTGGGCTGGAAGTATCGGCCATAGGCCTAGGTGCTGCCGCAGGCGGCCGTTTTCCGAGCCAGGCCTAAGCAGCTGCCAATGATAAACCAATAATCGGAATTCTGTTCCCTTCGGCCGCTGATTGCAGTAATCGGTGCTGGAGGGAACTTTTTTGGCCTTTTGGCCCTGCTTTCCCCGCAATAGTGGAATCGCCTCCCTCAAAATGATAATCTTGAATCAAACCAAGATAAAGGAGCAACGAATTTGCCGCAACCCAATGAATCCAAGAATAAAACTTCCACCGGGCTGAAATGGTTGGGAGGAGGGGCAGCCATGCTGCTCCTGAAAGGGAAGGCGATTTTATCTCTGCTGAAGCTGGGAAAAATAGCCGGTCCGCTGATATCCATGTTGTTTTCTGTAGGGGCTTATGCACTGATCTATCCTTGGCAGTTCGCCATCGGCTTTGTGCTGCTGCTGTTTGTCCATGAGCTGGGGCATGTGATTGCCGCGAAGCGGATTGGTCTTCCGGTTAGCGCTCCGCTGTTTATTCCTTTTCTGGGCGCATTGATCACTATGAAAAAACAGCCGCTGGACGCTAAAATGGAGGCTTATGTAGCCTTTGGAGGACCTATCCTGGGCAGCGCGGGGGCAGCGGTTGTTTTTGCATTTGCCTATTATTATCACAGTCCGCTTCTGTATTCTCTGGCCTACGTCGGATTTCTGCTCAACCTGATCAATTTGCTGCCAATTCACCCGCTGGATGGAGGGCGTATTGCAACTGCGGTCACACGCTGGCTGTGGCTGGTCGGACTGATCGGCGGACTAGGAGTAATCATCTATCTGAAATCGATCCTGTTCCTGATTATCTGGGTGCTGTTTGCCTATGATTTGTACAAGAAGTATATCAGCCGGAAGAAGAACAGCCAGATGCGGACCCTTTTGCTCAGATTCCTCATCCCTGTAGAACATTTAAGGGAACAAGGCTATCTGATTCCGGGGCCGGAGCACACCAGGGAATTGCCGTTCACCACTTACAGCGATCTGGAACGGCAGCAGTATATCGGCATCCGCTATGAAAGCCTGGACTATTATGGTACTGCCAGACTGCCTGTACAGAGTATTATTGAAAAGGTGAAGCTAACCCGGCTTGAGCACATTACGGAGGAGACAGGACTGCATTTGAACGCGCTGTGTGAGGTCCGGTATTCTGTGTATGAGAATGACAAATACTATGATGTGCCGGCAAGGGACCGCTGGAAATATGGTGCTGCTTATGCTGCGCTCGCGGGAGGGATTGGGTACCTGATGTATTTAGTGCATGTGGTGGGGAATGTAAATCTCTAGTCCTCCGTTTAGCATCGCTCCAAACCGTCAAAGCTGTAAAAAGCTGAAGGGATAGGAGGAAAGCTTATGCGCAGGAATTCATTACAGGCAGCGGCCTGTTTGCTCATGCTTCTGAGTACGGCAGGCTGCGCAGCGCAGGATCAGGCCCCGGGCGCTGTGGAAATCCATAGGATGACCAACCTTGATGGGCCGCTGGGGGGAACAGACAGCACGCTGTCACCGGTTATGCAGGATGTATATGACCGTTCGATCCCGGAAGAGGTCTATTCAGGCCATTAGCAGCGGTTTCCTGGGAGGGTACAGCGTTCATCTCTTAATCTGTACAGAGAAATGGAATTTCTGTATAATAGGTCGACTATCGTTTTGACCTATTTGAGAGGGGAACAAAGGAAAATGGCAGCAGAAATTGTACGTGTGACCACGGATGAACAGCTCCAAATGGGACTGGACATCCGCAAAAAAGTCTTTGTTGAAGAGCAGAAAGTACCGCTGGAAGAAGAAGTGGATGAATATGATGTGATTGGAGACAACGTTCATCACATGCTGCTGCTGGATGAAGGCATCCCGGTAGCCACAGGAAGATTGATATACTACAAAGCCGGTACGGCCAAAATGCAGCGGATCGCTGTTCACCAGGCATACCGCAGCAAGGGATATGGGCGTGTGCTGCTGCTGGCACTGGAGGGACTTGCCCGGGAGATTGGTCTTCAATCCTCCATACTGGACGCACAGTGCCATGCGGAGGATTTTTATATCAAGCTTGGCTATAAGGTGATATCCTTAGAGCCTTTCTATGATGCGGGCATTTTGCATGTCCGGATGGAAAAGGCGCTCTAACCTGCAGGAATACATACTCATTACCGTTTCAGGAGAAGCTAGAATAGAGCCTAATCATGGCCAATCCAAGCGCGAAGGAGTAGATCCTAAGTGATGAACAGTGCACGTGAACGGTTTATAGCCGCCCAGCGTAACGGTGACGGAGACCTGGTCAGCTTCCAGACCTCTTCCGGACGGGTGCTTGATTACCAGCAGGCTTTGCAGGAGGTTCAGGCCGGTGCCATTGCCGGTGTGAATGTTTTTAAAGGCAGAGACGGCGAAATGTACATCCGCGGCGATGCCGATGGCGATCCAACCAACAACCTGGATCAGCTTCCGCAGTTTTAGCCCGTATAGATCAGAACGGCCGGGTAGGCGTCGATTGACGCACTGTCCGGCCGTTTTTGTCTAAATATTAACGGGTATACGCTGTGCGCTATAAAGAGTCCTTCCTGCAGCCGGGCAGCGCATAGGGCACCTGCTGCTCCAGAAATTCCATCTCCCCGGTATGCCCTTCGAACTTTGGTTTCTCATCGCTGTAATGCATCAGCATAATCAGCTTCCGGACTTCTTCCGGCAAGGACATCAGTTCTCTAAGGGTAGTATGCACCTGTCCGCGTCCGCTCAACTGGCAGTCATGCAGAATCTTCGTGACCCCGCGGTTATGGACCAGGTGGAGCAGAAGTTCGGGCTGGAAAGTCAGATCTGCACTGTAAAAGATACACTCATTTAGCAGAAGCGAATAGCTTGCTTTCCCGGGCATGTGTGGCGTGCGGATCAGCTCCAGTGTAAGGGAAGGAGACAGCTTGTACGGAGTGTCAGGTTTCAGCGGTTTGACGTTAAATATATCGGCTAGCGACCGGGTGGCCCCTTTCCGGTGCAAAGGTTCAAGGAGCGGGTGCTGCCACAGCGGATCGATTAGAGTCTCTGCCAGCAGCAGTGTCATTTTGCCATGAGGTTCCTGGCTTGGTGTATGGGCCAGCTCTGTCAGTCCGCCGATATGATCGCCATGGATATGCGTAATCAGCGTTTCGTTCACCTCCCGAAAGGATTTCCCGAGTGACTTCATCGCCTGGGGTGCAGTCACTCCGCAATCTATCAGAAGTGTGTATCCATGGTCCTGCAGCACAGCGTTATTGTTATAGTATTTTGTGGAAAAGGCATCTCCTGTGCCCAGCATTTGTAAATAAATAGTCATGAAGAAGCCCTCCTGTAATCGCGGCTGGAATCTATTGATCCTATCGTATCATTGTTTACAAAAGGAGTGAAATAATCCCCTGCCATTCCGCAACTTGTAGCTATTTTTGCAGTATATATTAACAGCATGAATTACTTGGGGGTCTCTAGCGATGAGATGGAAGAAAATTGCTGTGTGTCTGGTTGTATTTTCCTTAATGGGAGGATCATTATTATTTGCAGATGCGGTTAACCAGAAGATCAGAGTATGGAGCAACGGCAAAGAAGTGGCCGATGGCGGTTATTTAATCGACGGTAAAGCCTATATTCCCGCCAGGGAGGCAGGGGGCGTCGTCAACTGGGATGGTTCAGGCAAGCTGAGCATTCTCAAGCCGAATGTCCATATTGTGCTGTTCAAGGGTGACAACGTCTTTGGCAATGTGAACGTAGGCAAGCTCAAGATCAAGGTGCTGACCCAGGTAGACAGCTTAACCGAGGAGGTTGCAGCGGTGAAGGTGGCCATCACGGACCCGTCCGGCAGCGTGAAGGACATTCAGTCCCAGGATCTCGGAAGCTCGAAGAAGGAGGACTTCTGGTTCCCGACTTCGGAATTCACTTATGATTTCAAAGATGCCGGCAAATACCGGGTAGGGTTCTATATTAAGCCTTCCAAAGGGTCCGATTATGTACTTGTGTCAGAGAAAGTAATCACTGCGCTGGATTAGCCGATTCAGGCCTCCCTCAAATTGACCTGACTTATCTTACGTGTTACGATACCAAATGTAGGATAAATCAATTTAAAGTGAGGTATTTCAATGAGCGATCACAAACATGAGCATGGCCATGAACATGGTGAAGCATGCGGTTGCGGACATGATCACGACCATGAGCACGAGGAGTTTGTGCTGACCTTGACGAATGAGCAGGGCGAAGATGTGGAAATGGTGCTGGTGGAAACGTTCGATGTAGGCGAGAAGCTATACGCTCTGCTGTTGGAACGCGAAAACCCTGAAGCGGATGGCATCATTCTGCGCATGGAAGAAGAAGATGAAGAAATGGTACTCTACAACATTGAAGATGAAGCTGAATGGAAAGCTGTTGAAGAAGCATACAATGAGCTGCTTGCCCAGCAAGAATAGATTTCAGTGTAGCCATAGTGCTGAAAACCGCCTTGGACAAGGCTGTGACGCTAAGCTAAAGGCGCACAAAAACCCG
This genomic window contains:
- a CDS encoding GNAT family N-acetyltransferase, producing MAAEIVRVTTDEQLQMGLDIRKKVFVEEQKVPLEEEVDEYDVIGDNVHHMLLLDEGIPVATGRLIYYKAGTAKMQRIAVHQAYRSKGYGRVLLLALEGLAREIGLQSSILDAQCHAEDFYIKLGYKVISLEPFYDAGILHVRMEKAL
- a CDS encoding DUF3892 domain-containing protein, with the protein product MNSARERFIAAQRNGDGDLVSFQTSSGRVLDYQQALQEVQAGAIAGVNVFKGRDGEMYIRGDADGDPTNNLDQLPQF
- a CDS encoding DUF7667 family protein, which produces MYAHERMAELWTISNQRSLKNSEKLEMEICQQANVIYCWDWAWFKQLSLIADETNDIKMQHELCARLEELHWEVMVSDTETL
- a CDS encoding MBL fold metallo-hydrolase encodes the protein MTIYLQMLGTGDAFSTKYYNNNAVLQDHGYTLLIDCGVTAPQAMKSLGKSFREVNETLITHIHGDHIGGLTELAHTPSQEPHGKMTLLLAETLIDPLWQHPLLEPLHRKGATRSLADIFNVKPLKPDTPYKLSPSLTLELIRTPHMPGKASYSLLLNECIFYSADLTFQPELLLHLVHNRGVTKILHDCQLSGRGQVHTTLRELMSLPEEVRKLIMLMHYSDEKPKFEGHTGEMEFLEQQVPYALPGCRKDSL
- a CDS encoding helix-turn-helix domain-containing protein, giving the protein MGSDSSRFKVLGDYLRSRRNRLQPEQAGLSGSYNQRRTPGLRREEVALLAGVSATYYTWLEQGREVTASRDIMENIGRALQLTPDENKHLMELWNPSEPEQVSSINTVLNPQWQDIIR
- a CDS encoding site-2 protease family protein; translated protein: MLLLKGKAILSLLKLGKIAGPLISMLFSVGAYALIYPWQFAIGFVLLLFVHELGHVIAAKRIGLPVSAPLFIPFLGALITMKKQPLDAKMEAYVAFGGPILGSAGAAVVFAFAYYYHSPLLYSLAYVGFLLNLINLLPIHPLDGGRIATAVTRWLWLVGLIGGLGVIIYLKSILFLIIWVLFAYDLYKKYISRKKNSQMRTLLLRFLIPVEHLREQGYLIPGPEHTRELPFTTYSDLERQQYIGIRYESLDYYGTARLPVQSIIEKVKLTRLEHITEETGLHLNALCEVRYSVYENDKYYDVPARDRWKYGAAYAALAGGIGYLMYLVHVVGNVNL
- a CDS encoding DUF1292 domain-containing protein, whose product is MSDHKHEHGHEHGEACGCGHDHDHEHEEFVLTLTNEQGEDVEMVLVETFDVGEKLYALLLERENPEADGIILRMEEEDEEMVLYNIEDEAEWKAVEEAYNELLAQQE